The following are from one region of the Paenibacillus sabinae T27 genome:
- a CDS encoding anhydro-N-acetylmuramic acid kinase, which produces MIGPLWNKRSATVLGLMSGTSLDGIDAAIVSIEGAGLEAKVKLLHYYSVPYDEALRERLKELCTTERSSVDLVCGMNVYLAEKFAEASLEAVRLAGMSMEDIDLISSHGQTVWHIPEGDATDPYKVRSTLQLGDLSVLAKRTGRPVVGDFRPADMAVGGQGAPLAPYGDLILFRHPSKGRLLQNIGGIGNCTALPPSAGPEDVFAFDTGPGNMVIDQAVYLLSDGQLSYDDGGSWAAKGSPDEALVAELLEHPYFAAAPPKSTGRELFGKAYAAEFVSRAAARGLAGSDIVATATAFTARTIAEGCKRFVFPRCAIDEVIVSGGGAHNRTLLKMLQQQLPNQAVRTSGELGVSDDAKEAVIFALLGNDFMHGISNHLPSATGAGRSTVLGKLALP; this is translated from the coding sequence ATGATCGGGCCGCTGTGGAACAAGCGGAGCGCGACGGTCCTCGGCCTGATGTCCGGCACCTCGCTGGACGGCATCGACGCGGCCATTGTATCCATCGAAGGCGCCGGACTTGAAGCGAAAGTGAAGCTGCTGCATTACTACAGCGTCCCATATGACGAAGCGCTGCGCGAGCGGCTGAAGGAGCTTTGCACCACCGAGCGCTCCTCGGTGGACCTTGTATGCGGCATGAACGTCTACCTTGCCGAGAAATTCGCCGAGGCTTCGCTGGAGGCCGTACGCCTCGCCGGAATGAGCATGGAAGACATCGATCTGATCAGCTCGCACGGCCAGACGGTCTGGCATATCCCTGAAGGAGACGCCACTGATCCTTACAAGGTCCGCTCCACGCTGCAATTGGGCGACTTGTCCGTGCTCGCCAAGCGGACCGGCCGGCCGGTCGTCGGCGATTTCCGCCCGGCCGATATGGCGGTCGGTGGCCAGGGGGCGCCGCTCGCCCCGTACGGAGACCTGATCCTGTTCCGCCATCCGTCCAAGGGGCGGCTGCTGCAAAATATCGGCGGCATCGGCAACTGCACCGCCCTGCCGCCCTCAGCCGGACCGGAAGATGTATTCGCCTTCGACACAGGTCCCGGCAACATGGTGATTGACCAGGCTGTATATCTGCTGTCGGATGGCCAATTGTCTTACGACGATGGTGGTTCCTGGGCCGCGAAGGGCAGCCCCGACGAAGCGCTCGTTGCCGAGCTGCTGGAGCATCCGTATTTCGCTGCAGCGCCGCCGAAATCGACGGGCCGGGAGCTGTTCGGCAAGGCGTATGCCGCCGAATTCGTCTCCCGGGCTGCGGCGCGGGGGCTTGCCGGAAGCGACATCGTCGCTACGGCGACTGCTTTCACGGCGCGCACGATCGCCGAGGGCTGCAAGCGCTTCGTCTTCCCCCGCTGCGCTATCGACGAGGTAATCGTCAGCGGCGGTGGCGCGCACAACCGCACGCTGCTGAAGATGCTTCAGCAGCAGCTGCCGAACCAGGCCGTTCGGACCTCGGGCGAGCTGGGCGTCAGCGACGATGCGAAGGAAGCGGTTATTTTCGCGCTGCTGGGCAATGATTTCATGCATGGCATCAGCAATCATCTGCCTTCCGCCACGGGCGCGGGCCGCTCAACGGTTCTGGGAAAGCTGGCTCTGCCTTGA
- a CDS encoding anaerobic sulfatase maturase: MEQRHVGVMWKTVSEDCNLACDYCYYSTCGGKPGPKINRIDSVILEKFIKEYMARSRGAASFAWQGGEPLLAGMEFFEEVVSLQARFALKGTSIGNSIQTNGTLINDRWAAFFKKYNFLVGVSLDGPEAVHDARRVDSRGQGSFHRVMKGIEHLRRHHVDFNILSVIHKGNVGQAAEIMAFFEQEGFSYVQFIPCMDFRSQEPDKPGVYDITPAEYGRFLREAFDYWYNGGNPRVSVRFFDNMLAGYTGREAELCIHRAACPTTIILEQNGDAYPCDFFISPEWKIGNVATHSIEELLAHPLYARFLGMKPSLPEGCRTCEWKQLCHGGCPRNREWGAELEAKGRDYFCASYKEIYSYADERMKLLGDSVRSNLFHQNVKVYFKGKLPGRNNPCACGSGKKYKQCCLGVVTPI, from the coding sequence ATGGAACAAAGGCATGTGGGCGTGATGTGGAAGACGGTTTCGGAGGACTGCAACCTGGCCTGCGATTACTGCTATTACAGCACATGCGGCGGCAAGCCGGGACCGAAGATCAACCGGATTGATTCCGTTATTTTGGAAAAATTCATTAAAGAATATATGGCCCGGTCGCGGGGAGCGGCTTCTTTTGCCTGGCAGGGAGGGGAGCCACTTCTGGCGGGTATGGAGTTCTTCGAAGAGGTCGTGTCGCTTCAGGCTCGCTTCGCACTGAAGGGGACGAGCATCGGTAATTCCATTCAGACAAACGGAACGCTGATTAACGACCGCTGGGCAGCTTTTTTTAAAAAATACAATTTTCTGGTCGGCGTCAGCCTGGACGGTCCTGAAGCGGTTCATGATGCGCGGCGGGTGGACTCGCGCGGTCAGGGCAGCTTTCACCGGGTAATGAAGGGGATTGAGCATTTACGGCGGCATCACGTGGATTTCAACATCTTGTCCGTGATTCACAAAGGCAATGTGGGACAAGCGGCGGAGATCATGGCTTTCTTTGAACAGGAAGGCTTCAGCTACGTGCAGTTCATTCCTTGCATGGATTTCCGGTCCCAGGAGCCGGACAAGCCCGGTGTCTACGATATTACGCCAGCGGAATACGGCCGTTTTCTGCGGGAAGCCTTCGATTACTGGTATAACGGAGGGAATCCGCGGGTTTCCGTGCGGTTTTTTGACAATATGCTGGCCGGTTATACCGGACGTGAGGCGGAGCTGTGCATTCACCGGGCCGCGTGCCCGACCACGATCATCCTGGAGCAAAATGGGGATGCTTATCCATGCGATTTCTTCATTTCTCCGGAATGGAAAATCGGCAATGTGGCGACCCATTCGATCGAAGAGCTTCTGGCGCATCCACTGTATGCCCGTTTTCTCGGGATGAAGCCTTCGCTTCCCGAAGGCTGCCGAACCTGCGAATGGAAGCAGCTCTGTCATGGCGGCTGCCCTCGCAACCGGGAATGGGGAGCTGAGCTTGAGGCCAAGGGCAGAGATTATTTCTGCGCCAGCTACAAGGAGATTTATTCGTACGCCGACGAGCGGATGAAGTTGCTTGGGGACAGTGTCCGAAGCAACCTGTTTCACCAGAACGTGAAGGTTTACTTCAAAGGAAAGCTCCCGGGCCGCAACAATCCTTGCGCCTGCGGCAGCGGCAAGAAATACAAGCAGTGCTGCTTGGGCGTGGTGACGCCAATTTAA
- a CDS encoding carbohydrate-binding family 9-like protein, with protein MMNPTRSYSIAHYTGSTDWENIAPLTLDEYLWLDNGYTPKVEIRLYYTAGRLHIQFNVYEKDPLARYKEQNDPVYTDSCAEFFMQPLPGSDPRYLNFEFNAAGTILLQIGKGRENRITLSDSPAIFQIKTAVNRVDEHSGETYWELAFSIPFEWLQSKFPGFKAEPGRAFRGNFYKCGDETPVPHYGCWNRVDSASPDYHQSGFFGELVFK; from the coding sequence ATGATGAACCCAACCCGCTCATATTCAATTGCACACTATACCGGTTCAACCGATTGGGAGAATATTGCACCGCTTACGTTGGACGAATATCTCTGGCTGGACAACGGCTACACGCCCAAGGTCGAGATCAGGCTGTATTACACAGCTGGGCGGCTGCACATCCAGTTCAATGTTTATGAAAAAGATCCGCTCGCTCGGTACAAGGAGCAGAATGATCCGGTCTACACGGACAGCTGCGCCGAATTTTTCATGCAGCCGCTTCCCGGCTCCGATCCCCGTTATCTTAACTTCGAATTCAACGCGGCCGGCACCATCCTGCTGCAGATTGGCAAAGGACGGGAGAACCGGATTACCCTTTCGGATTCTCCGGCGATTTTCCAAATCAAAACAGCGGTTAATCGGGTCGATGAGCACAGCGGGGAGACGTATTGGGAGCTGGCGTTTTCCATTCCTTTCGAGTGGCTGCAGAGCAAGTTTCCCGGATTCAAGGCCGAGCCCGGCCGAGCCTTCCGCGGCAACTTCTATAAATGCGGCGACGAAACGCCGGTCCCCCATTACGGGTGCTGGAACCGGGTTGATTCGGCTTCGCCGGATTACCATCAAAGCGGGTTTTTTGGGGAATTGGTGTTTAAGTAA
- a CDS encoding helix-turn-helix transcriptional regulator — translation MQENEIVHPVKKETPFREWSPGIHYAQFQSLQPCSFPERRLYDFELLYVRQGELTTRINGALHSLTPGQLIFLAPGVYHQNSILSSPAKLLGIHFDFFGESRILREEDMVVNEEEVIPGKFAVEAVAAPFLPLSEDPIYTPPPECVHAMEQLVQEFTMRPPGYELVCRGLMLGILTSLLRTQSSRRLAKASVHGERIRALMEEIEAKPAAGWTNRSMADRMNLHEDHFSKLFRQIAGMPPGEYLRSIRHREARKLLRETDWPVEKVGEQVGYPDIHYFSRTFSAQEGISPRAYRKLSRIL, via the coding sequence ATGCAGGAAAATGAGATTGTCCATCCGGTTAAAAAAGAAACGCCCTTTCGCGAATGGTCGCCCGGCATCCACTACGCCCAGTTTCAAAGCCTTCAGCCCTGCAGCTTTCCCGAACGGAGGCTGTATGATTTCGAGCTGCTGTACGTTCGCCAAGGGGAACTGACGACCAGGATTAACGGTGCGCTTCATTCGCTGACTCCCGGCCAGCTTATTTTTCTTGCGCCCGGCGTCTATCATCAAAATTCGATCCTGTCGTCTCCCGCGAAGCTGCTCGGTATCCATTTTGACTTTTTCGGTGAATCTCGGATCTTGCGGGAAGAAGACATGGTGGTCAATGAAGAGGAAGTGATTCCGGGTAAATTCGCTGTCGAAGCGGTAGCCGCGCCCTTTCTGCCCTTGTCCGAAGATCCGATCTATACGCCGCCTCCAGAATGCGTCCATGCCATGGAGCAGCTCGTGCAGGAGTTTACGATGCGTCCCCCCGGTTATGAGCTGGTCTGCCGGGGACTCATGCTGGGCATCCTCACCTCCCTGCTGCGCACGCAAAGCTCGCGCCGTCTGGCCAAAGCTTCTGTGCACGGCGAACGGATTCGGGCGCTGATGGAGGAGATCGAAGCCAAGCCCGCCGCAGGCTGGACCAACCGGTCGATGGCGGACAGGATGAACCTGCATGAGGACCATTTCTCCAAGCTGTTCCGCCAGATTGCCGGCATGCCTCCGGGCGAATATCTCCGTTCCATCCGGCACCGGGAAGCGCGCAAGCTGCTTAGGGAGACCGACTGGCCCGTCGAAAAAGTAGGAGAGCAGGTCGGTTATCCGGATATCCACTATTTCAGCAGAACCTTTTCGGCCCAAGAGGGCATTTCCCCCCGCGCGTACCGCAAGCTTTCCCGGATTTTGTGA
- a CDS encoding sugar phosphate isomerase/epimerase family protein, whose amino-acid sequence MKKGINIWSFREGMPIKECVRLAKAAGFDGIELSLNESGEMGLQTTEKEARELRDSIAEAGLEIAGLATGLYWSYAMTSESEANRTKAMDVCKKQLELAAVLGADTILVIPGAVGVDFIPGSEVVSYDKAYDRALEAIGKLALEAERLGVAIGIENVWNKFLLSPLEMRGFIDAVGSRFVGSYLDVGNIVHSGYPEQWVRILGDRIKKVHFKDYRREAGGLHGFVDLLAGDVDYPAVVSALKEIGYDGYVTGEMIPAYKHYTEQIIFNTSASMDAILGRTDYKA is encoded by the coding sequence ATGAAAAAAGGGATTAACATTTGGTCGTTTCGCGAAGGGATGCCAATCAAGGAGTGCGTGCGGCTGGCCAAAGCGGCAGGCTTTGACGGCATTGAATTGTCGCTGAACGAGTCCGGTGAAATGGGACTGCAAACGACTGAGAAGGAAGCCCGCGAGCTGCGCGATTCGATCGCCGAAGCGGGTTTGGAAATCGCCGGACTGGCAACGGGACTGTATTGGTCCTATGCGATGACGAGCGAATCGGAGGCGAACCGCACCAAGGCGATGGATGTCTGCAAAAAGCAGCTCGAGCTCGCAGCCGTTCTTGGAGCGGATACGATTCTGGTCATTCCGGGCGCGGTCGGCGTTGATTTCATCCCGGGCTCCGAGGTTGTCTCCTACGACAAAGCCTATGACAGAGCGCTGGAGGCGATCGGCAAGCTGGCGCTGGAGGCCGAGCGACTGGGCGTAGCCATCGGCATCGAGAATGTATGGAACAAATTCCTGCTGTCCCCGCTTGAAATGCGCGGTTTCATTGACGCCGTCGGCTCCCGCTTCGTAGGCTCGTACCTCGATGTGGGGAATATCGTTCATTCCGGCTATCCGGAGCAGTGGGTGCGGATTCTGGGCGACCGGATCAAGAAAGTGCATTTCAAGGATTACCGCCGGGAAGCGGGAGGTCTGCACGGCTTTGTGGACCTGCTCGCCGGAGATGTGGATTATCCCGCTGTCGTCAGCGCTCTTAAGGAGATCGGCTACGACGGTTATGTCACAGGCGAAATGATCCCTGCTTACAAGCATTACACGGAGCAGATTATTTTCAACACTTCAGCGTCCATGGACGCCATTTTGGGCCGGACGGATTACAAAGCCTAA
- a CDS encoding Gfo/Idh/MocA family protein, whose amino-acid sequence MLKVGLVGFGFMGRMNFDQYVKLNEDGYPIALTAICDPRIEELKGQKAGGNMNTAHEVYDLSAYHLYRDLEDMLANEQLDVVSLAVPTYLHAEMACSLLERGYHVFCEKPMARHSAEAVKMAETAARTGKKLMIGHCLRFWPAYEYLKEKIDSGEFGQVTAGYFYRGSGAPKGWLVNDELSGGCMMDMHVHDTDMIQYLFGKPDKVSSLGRNVVPGSGYDIVSSHYHYTDGKVINAQADWTLEGDFGFYMGYRVNFERGNLVFDGSKVKVNPNNQPGFTAYLSPHTGYYRELVYFLDAILQDKPVSVCAPESTALSIEIIEAEMESTRNEGAWVTLF is encoded by the coding sequence ATGCTTAAAGTAGGACTGGTAGGATTCGGTTTCATGGGCCGGATGAACTTTGACCAATACGTCAAGCTGAATGAAGACGGCTATCCGATCGCTCTGACGGCCATCTGCGACCCGCGGATTGAAGAACTGAAGGGCCAGAAGGCAGGCGGCAATATGAACACGGCCCATGAGGTCTACGATTTGTCCGCCTATCATCTATATCGGGATTTGGAGGACATGCTGGCTAACGAGCAGCTGGATGTCGTCAGTCTGGCGGTCCCGACGTATCTGCATGCCGAAATGGCATGTTCCCTGCTGGAACGGGGCTACCATGTGTTCTGCGAGAAGCCGATGGCCCGGCATTCGGCGGAGGCGGTGAAGATGGCGGAGACGGCGGCGCGGACCGGGAAGAAGCTGATGATCGGACATTGTCTCCGGTTCTGGCCGGCTTATGAATATTTGAAGGAAAAAATAGACAGCGGTGAATTCGGCCAGGTTACGGCGGGTTATTTCTACCGGGGCTCCGGCGCGCCGAAGGGCTGGCTTGTAAATGACGAGCTGAGCGGCGGCTGCATGATGGATATGCATGTCCATGACACCGATATGATTCAGTATTTGTTTGGGAAGCCGGACAAGGTTTCCTCGCTCGGCCGCAATGTCGTACCGGGTAGCGGTTACGATATCGTGTCCTCGCATTATCACTATACGGATGGAAAAGTAATCAACGCGCAGGCGGATTGGACGCTCGAAGGGGATTTCGGCTTTTATATGGGCTACAGGGTCAATTTTGAGCGGGGCAATCTGGTGTTTGACGGCAGTAAGGTCAAAGTCAATCCGAACAACCAGCCCGGCTTTACGGCGTATCTTTCTCCGCATACGGGCTACTATCGGGAACTGGTTTATTTCCTTGACGCGATTCTTCAGGATAAGCCGGTTAGCGTCTGCGCGCCGGAAAGTACGGCTCTGTCCATTGAAATCATTGAGGCTGAAATGGAATCCACCCGGAATGAAGGGGCATGGGTTACTTTGTTTTAA
- a CDS encoding Gfo/Idh/MocA family protein, which produces MLKIGLVGFGFMGRMHFDNYVRLMEEGSPVSLAAICDPLIEELKNGKAGGNMSTAREVYDLSAYHLYTDLEDMLANEQLDVIDIAAPTYLHAEMACSLLERGIHVFCEKPMARHSADARKMVEMANRNGKKLMIGQCLRFWPGYEYLKEVVDSGKFGQATEGYFYRGSGAPKDWFLDEKLSGGCIMDMHIHDTDIINYLFGKPEKVSTLGRNVLPGSGYDIASTHYYYKDGKVINSQVDWTLEGDFGFYMGYRVNFEGGSVVFDGSTVKVNPNDAPGFTPEISPEAGYYRELDYFLDAVIHDKSVDVCTPESAAESLEVVEAEIRSADAQGEWVKLV; this is translated from the coding sequence ATGTTGAAAATAGGATTGGTCGGTTTCGGCTTTATGGGCCGGATGCACTTTGACAATTACGTCCGGTTAATGGAGGAAGGCAGCCCTGTTTCGCTCGCGGCGATCTGCGATCCACTGATTGAAGAATTGAAGAACGGAAAAGCGGGCGGGAATATGAGCACGGCCCGTGAAGTGTACGATTTATCCGCTTACCATCTCTACACCGATCTTGAGGACATGCTGGCGAACGAGCAGCTGGATGTCATTGATATTGCGGCTCCCACGTATCTGCATGCCGAGATGGCCTGCTCACTGCTGGAGCGCGGCATCCATGTATTCTGCGAGAAACCGATGGCAAGGCATTCGGCGGACGCGCGGAAGATGGTCGAGATGGCTAACCGCAACGGGAAGAAGCTCATGATCGGGCAGTGTCTCCGGTTCTGGCCGGGCTATGAGTATTTGAAGGAAGTTGTGGACAGCGGCAAGTTCGGCCAGGCGACGGAAGGCTATTTCTATCGCGGCTCCGGGGCTCCGAAGGACTGGTTCCTTGATGAGAAGCTGAGCGGCGGCTGCATTATGGACATGCATATTCACGACACCGATATAATCAACTATCTGTTCGGCAAACCGGAGAAGGTATCGACGCTCGGACGCAATGTGCTTCCGGGAAGCGGCTACGATATCGCCTCCACCCATTATTATTATAAAGACGGGAAAGTCATCAACTCCCAGGTGGACTGGACGCTGGAGGGCGATTTCGGCTTTTACATGGGCTACCGGGTTAATTTTGAAGGGGGAAGTGTGGTCTTTGACGGAAGCACGGTCAAGGTGAATCCGAATGACGCCCCCGGCTTTACCCCGGAAATCTCCCCTGAAGCCGGCTATTACCGGGAGCTGGACTATTTTCTGGATGCGGTCATCCATGACAAGTCTGTTGACGTCTGTACGCCCGAGAGCGCGGCGGAATCGCTGGAAGTCGTGGAAGCGGAAATCCGCTCGGCCGATGCCCAGGGAGAATGGGTGAAGCTCGTCTAA
- a CDS encoding FadR/GntR family transcriptional regulator — translation MKKIKKVQTHEMVSKEIKDYIQQNNLKKGDKLPSVEQIMENLGVGRSSIREAIRYLEALDIIEVLNGKGIFVKEPSLYQLSTKFTVEDEKSALLQLCDVRRGLEGIAVELAAVRASQEHVDEMWYYYELIGKTTGAESSIADMKFHQAIYRASGNVILQEIIGSIWNTFVEFWRAPFGNKDFFYDSYPFHKSVVEAIEEKNPEKARVEFNKMMDVMVKAITEVK, via the coding sequence ATGAAGAAGATCAAGAAAGTTCAGACGCACGAAATGGTCTCGAAGGAAATCAAGGATTATATTCAGCAGAACAATTTGAAGAAGGGTGACAAGCTGCCCTCCGTAGAGCAAATTATGGAGAATCTTGGCGTCGGCCGTTCCTCGATCCGTGAAGCGATCCGTTACCTGGAGGCTTTGGATATCATTGAAGTCCTCAACGGCAAAGGTATATTCGTCAAGGAGCCGTCCTTGTATCAATTGTCGACCAAATTTACGGTGGAGGATGAGAAATCCGCGCTTCTTCAGCTGTGCGACGTACGCAGAGGCCTGGAGGGAATTGCTGTGGAGCTGGCGGCGGTACGGGCCAGTCAGGAGCATGTGGACGAGATGTGGTACTATTACGAGCTGATCGGCAAGACGACCGGAGCGGAAAGCTCAATTGCGGATATGAAGTTTCACCAGGCGATTTACCGGGCTTCGGGGAACGTCATTCTGCAGGAAATCATCGGATCGATCTGGAATACGTTTGTCGAGTTTTGGCGGGCGCCGTTTGGCAACAAGGATTTTTTCTATGACAGCTATCCTTTTCATAAATCCGTCGTTGAAGCGATCGAGGAGAAGAATCCGGAGAAGGCGAGAGTAGAATTCAACAAAATGATGGACGTTATGGTGAAAGCCATCACCGAAGTGAAGTGA